One genomic segment of Kiritimatiella glycovorans includes these proteins:
- a CDS encoding STAS domain-containing protein, with product MELNCTRKDNVGIVALHGALTAATVDAFREQLRSWQEAESDVLNYVVDMGDVDFMDSAGLGALIATLKRITERGGDLKIAGLQKKPRMVFEITRAYKVFEIYDSVDEAVRSYSD from the coding sequence ATGGAACTGAACTGCACGCGGAAAGACAATGTGGGTATCGTGGCGCTGCACGGAGCGCTGACGGCCGCCACGGTGGATGCCTTCCGGGAACAGCTACGTTCGTGGCAGGAGGCGGAGAGTGACGTCCTGAATTACGTGGTCGACATGGGGGATGTCGATTTCATGGACAGCGCGGGGCTGGGAGCCCTCATTGCGACGCTCAAGCGGATCACGGAACGCGGCGGCGATCTGAAAATCGCGGGGCTTCAGAAGAAGCCGCGCATGGTCTTTGAGATCACCCGTGCGTACAAGGTGTTCGAGATCTACGATTCGGTCGACGAGGCCGTCCGCTCCTACAGCGATTAG
- a CDS encoding sugar transferase yields the protein MPTDSVYRARRDLFDQLNVPMNKADIKRLRRRQRIRLKVWEATLNSLLVFKRLLDVAFSLVALVLLLPVFAAVAAAIVLEDGRPVLYVQNRVGLDGRVFRFYKFRSMYRNADEIKKQLAADNESGDGVIFKMKKDPRVTRIGRILRKFSIDEMPQFINVLMGDLSVVGPRPPLPDEVAQYSLEERKRLHVKPGLTCLWQIKGRSEIPFHEQVRLDLEYIRSRSLWNDVLIILKTVPAVLLGKGAY from the coding sequence ATGCCAACGGACAGCGTATATCGCGCCCGGCGGGATCTTTTTGATCAGCTGAATGTGCCGATGAACAAGGCGGACATCAAACGGCTTCGCCGCCGCCAGCGCATCCGGCTGAAGGTGTGGGAGGCGACCCTCAACAGTCTGCTGGTGTTCAAGCGACTGCTGGACGTGGCGTTCAGCCTCGTCGCCCTGGTCCTGCTCCTGCCGGTGTTTGCGGCGGTCGCCGCGGCGATCGTCCTCGAGGACGGTCGGCCGGTGCTCTACGTCCAGAACCGGGTCGGTCTGGACGGGCGCGTGTTCCGCTTCTACAAGTTCCGCTCGATGTACCGTAACGCGGACGAGATCAAGAAACAGCTGGCGGCGGATAACGAATCCGGGGACGGGGTCATCTTCAAAATGAAAAAAGATCCGCGCGTAACCCGGATAGGCCGCATCCTCCGCAAATTCAGCATCGACGAAATGCCGCAGTTCATCAACGTGCTGATGGGCGACCTGTCCGTCGTCGGCCCGCGCCCCCCGCTGCCGGACGAAGTGGCCCAGTATTCTCTGGAAGAGCGCAAGCGTCTGCATGTAAAACCGGGATTGACGTGTCTGTGGCAGATCAAAGGGCGGTCGGAAATCCCGTTCCATGAACAGGTGAGGCTCGACCTGGAATATATCCGCAGCCGGAGCCTGTGGAACGATGTGCTGATCATCCTGAAAACCGTCCCGGCCGTGCTGCTGGGGAAAGGGGCGTACTGA
- a CDS encoding ATP-binding SpoIIE family protein phosphatase — translation MTGHVSERSLAGRVLVVDDERPNRLYLRKLLSARGCEVIEAENGPVALERAHGMRPDLILVDVVMPGMDGFELCGKLKSDPRCAEVPVVMVTAKTKIDDLARAFEMGALDYIRKPFNPRELVLRVGNALELKRSNESLQRWKTRVSNELRLAGTIQRTFFSDKPFFSSSFEIRIAYQPCMDVGGDAFDIVELPSGRLCVYVGDVSGHGVAPAMISTYLKASFGELVRNMPDAGPADLCNELHARFRQSVDASSYYATFFVAIHDPETNVWRCMNCGHPSPLLVRDGKSGAADLFEEGGGVPIGFPMLGDAPYRREDEVAVQAEEGTYFVLYTDGILEARHEASGELCGRDSLRALAGEVLARENEFNKARGLLREVQQRGYSLEGDDCTSVCIYMKRKREVALERFSPPELEEVSRLAAETEGLLKDRGWSEDAAASARLLLMEHGANIVYHSELAEDETFWVQINLGDEVCRIVAIDRGREWNIDRRSRRGDEEDMLAEGGRGLAIIDAVADYVERYRINHSNVSFFVIRREQRETE, via the coding sequence ATGACCGGACACGTATCCGAACGTTCGCTGGCAGGACGGGTCCTGGTCGTCGACGACGAGCGCCCAAACCGCCTCTACCTGCGGAAGCTTCTGAGCGCACGGGGATGTGAGGTGATCGAGGCCGAAAACGGGCCGGTCGCCCTGGAACGCGCTCACGGCATGCGCCCGGATCTTATTCTGGTCGATGTGGTCATGCCCGGCATGGACGGGTTCGAGCTGTGCGGCAAGCTGAAGAGCGACCCGCGCTGCGCGGAAGTGCCGGTGGTGATGGTCACCGCCAAGACGAAGATCGATGATCTCGCCCGCGCCTTTGAGATGGGCGCGCTGGACTACATCAGGAAACCGTTCAATCCGCGCGAACTCGTCCTGCGCGTAGGGAACGCGCTGGAACTGAAACGCAGCAACGAGTCGCTCCAGCGCTGGAAGACGCGCGTATCCAACGAACTCAGACTGGCGGGTACGATTCAGCGGACGTTTTTTTCCGACAAACCTTTTTTCAGTTCGTCGTTCGAGATCCGTATCGCCTACCAGCCGTGCATGGACGTCGGCGGCGACGCCTTCGACATCGTGGAGCTGCCCTCGGGCCGCCTCTGCGTGTATGTGGGCGACGTCTCCGGGCACGGGGTGGCCCCGGCCATGATCTCGACCTATCTTAAGGCGTCGTTCGGCGAGCTGGTGCGCAACATGCCGGACGCCGGTCCGGCCGACCTGTGCAACGAACTCCACGCCCGGTTTCGGCAGAGTGTGGACGCCTCGTCCTACTACGCCACGTTTTTCGTCGCCATACACGATCCCGAAACGAACGTGTGGCGCTGCATGAACTGCGGTCATCCCTCCCCGCTGCTGGTACGCGACGGGAAGTCGGGAGCCGCCGATCTCTTTGAAGAGGGCGGCGGCGTGCCCATCGGATTCCCGATGCTGGGAGACGCGCCGTACCGCCGGGAGGATGAGGTTGCGGTGCAGGCGGAGGAAGGCACGTATTTCGTGCTCTACACCGACGGCATTCTGGAGGCGCGTCACGAGGCCAGCGGCGAACTCTGCGGCCGGGACAGTCTCCGCGCGCTGGCGGGGGAGGTGCTCGCGCGCGAGAACGAGTTCAACAAGGCGCGGGGGCTGCTCCGGGAGGTGCAGCAGCGCGGCTATTCGCTGGAAGGCGACGACTGTACCTCCGTCTGCATCTACATGAAGCGCAAGCGCGAGGTGGCCCTGGAGCGGTTCTCGCCCCCGGAACTCGAAGAGGTGTCCAGACTCGCCGCGGAGACGGAGGGCCTGCTGAAGGACCGGGGCTGGTCCGAAGACGCGGCGGCCTCCGCGCGGCTGCTGCTGATGGAGCACGGCGCAAATATCGTCTATCACAGCGAACTTGCGGAGGACGAGACGTTCTGGGTGCAGATCAATCTCGGCGACGAAGTGTGCAGGATTGTCGCGATCGACCGGGGCCGGGAGTGGAACATCGACCGCCGCAGCCGGCGCGGCGACGAAGAGGACATGCTTGCCGAAGGGGGGAGAGGACTGGCGATTATCGACGCCGTGGCCGATTACGTGGAACGCTATCGGATCAATCACTCCAATGTGTCCTTTTTCGTCATACGAAGAGAGCAGCGGGAGACGGAATAG
- a CDS encoding Hpt domain-containing protein, with amino-acid sequence MSDGGNPREWIAEYIPDLEQRMNAFAVEAMEMDEELKEAFCSELALQSGELEAGLRDNDHERIRRAAHSIKGMGGTIGLPEISVLAEEIGSCVKEGREERCAELARAFIQWSRNYTGQGS; translated from the coding sequence ATGAGTGACGGCGGCAATCCCCGGGAGTGGATCGCAGAATATATACCGGATCTTGAGCAGCGTATGAACGCCTTCGCGGTCGAAGCCATGGAGATGGACGAAGAGCTGAAGGAGGCCTTCTGCAGCGAACTGGCCCTCCAGTCCGGCGAGCTGGAGGCGGGACTGCGGGACAACGATCACGAGCGCATCCGTCGCGCCGCGCATTCGATCAAGGGGATGGGAGGCACGATAGGCCTTCCCGAGATCTCCGTGCTGGCCGAAGAAATCGGGAGCTGCGTAAAAGAGGGACGCGAGGAGCGGTGCGCCGAGCTGGCCCGCGCGTTCATCCAGTGGAGCCGCAACTACACGGGACAGGGGTCCTGA